From a single Kryptolebias marmoratus isolate JLee-2015 linkage group LG6, ASM164957v2, whole genome shotgun sequence genomic region:
- the arglu1a gene encoding arginine and glutamate-rich protein 1-A: MGRSRSRSSSRSKHSKSSKHSKKRSRSRSRSRDRERSKKRSKSRESKRNRRRESRSRSRSNTASSRRERAASPPERIDMFGRTLSKRTALDEKQRKEEEERRAEMERQRKIRQQEIEEKLIEEETARRVEELVAKRVEEELEKRKDEIEREVLRRVEEAKRIMERQLLEELERQRQAELAAQKAREEEEKSKREELEKILEENNRKIAEAQAKLAEEQLRIVEEQRKIHEERMKLEQDRQRQQKEEQKIILGRGKSRPKLSFSLKATE; encoded by the exons ATGGGCCGCTCACGGAGCCGAAGCTCGTCCCGATCCAAACACTCGAAAAGCAGCAAGCACAGCAAGAAACGGAGCCGGTCTAGATCCCGGTCCAGAGACAGGGAGAGGTCCAAGAAGCGGTCCAAGTCCCGGGAGTCTAAGAGGAACCGGCGCAGGGAGTCCCGTTCCCGTTCCCGATCAAACACAGCCTCGTCCCGCAGAGAGCGAGCAGCGTCACCGCCAGAGCGGATCGACATGTTCGGCCGGACGCTGAGCAAGAGAACCGCGCTGGACGAGAagcagaggaaggaggaggaggagcgaaGGGCGGAGATGGAGAGACAGAGGAAAAT CCGGCAGCAGGAGATCGAGGAGAAGCTGATCGAGGAGGAGACGGCGCGGCGGGTGGAGGAGCTGGTGGCCAAGcgggtggaggaggagctggagaagcgTAAAGACGAGATCGAGCGGGAGGTGCTGCGGCGCGTGGAGGAGGCCAAACGCATCATGGAGcgtcagctgctggaggagctggagaggcagCGGCAGGCCGAGCTGGCGGCGCAGAAAGCCAGAGAG gaagaagaaaaatcaaagcGGGAGGAGCTGGAAAAAATCCTGGAGGAGAATAACCGCAAGATCGCCGAAGCTCAGGCCAAGTTG GCCGAGGAGCAGTTACGAATCGTGGAGGAGCAGAGAAAGATCCACGAGGAGCGCATGAAGCTGGAGCAGGACCGTCAGAGGCAGcagaaggaggagcagaaaaTCATCCTTGGCAGGGGCAAGTCCAGACCCAAGCTGTCCTTCTCCCTGAAGGCCACAGAATGA